The Populus alba chromosome 6, ASM523922v2, whole genome shotgun sequence genome contains a region encoding:
- the LOC118048565 gene encoding DNA-binding protein S1FA-like: protein MDDDFEFSNSPPSFQNMGDLIKDAEPKGLNPGLIVLLVIGGLLLTFLVGNYVLYSYAQKTLPPRKKKPISKKKMKKERLKQGVSAPGE from the exons ATGGATGACGATTTCGAGTTCTCTAATTCTCCTCCTTCCTTCCAAAACATG GGGGATTTGATCAAGGATGCTGAGCCTAAAGGGTTAAACCCAGGATTGATAGTGCTGCTGGTTATTGGCGGGTTACTTTTGACATTCCTAGTTGGAAATTATGTACTTTACTCATACGCGCAGAAGACCCTTCCTCCGAGAAAGAAGAAGCCCATCtcgaagaagaagatgaagaaggagAGACTGAAGCAAGGTGTCTCAGCACCAGGAGAGTGA
- the LOC118048564 gene encoding cell number regulator 8, producing the protein MADNSNPSFDRDNNDGEEASPLLNKNLEEQNDKKPTKVSPDAKTATASPGSASPEYGWAVNGLPLSHGSVVGEPMGRNQWDSSLFACLGRNDEFCSSDLEVCLLGSTVPCMLYGSNVERLGSAPGTFSSHCLSYCGLYLIGNSFFGGNCIAPWFSYSSRTAIRRKFNLEGSCEALDRSCGCCGSFVEDDLQREQCETACDFATHVFCHPLALCQEGREIRRRVPHPGFNGLPVLVMIPPGEQSMGRGA; encoded by the exons ATGGCTGACAACAGCAATCCAAGCTTCGACAGAGACAATAATGATGGCGAGGAAGCGAGCCCTCTTTTGAACAAGAACCTTGAAGAACAAAACGACAAGAAACCCACCAAGGTTTCTCCTGATGCAAAGACGGCCACCGCCTCCCCGGGATCTGCTTCGCCTGAATATGGGTGGGCCGTGAATGGGCTGCCGTTGAGTCATGGGAGCGTTGTGGGTGAGCCTATGGGTCGGAATCAGTGGGACTCCAGCCTTTTTGCTTGCCTTGGTCGCAACGATGAATTCTGTAGCAGCGATCTTGAAGTCT GTCTTCTTGGAAGCACTGTCCCTTGCATGCTGTATGGAAGCAATGTAGAGAGACTTGGATCTGCTCCCGGAACATTTTCATCCCATTGCTTGTCATACTGTGGTCTGTACCTGATCGGCAATTCATTTTTCGGTGGGAATTGCATTGCACCATGGTTTTCATATTCTAGCCGTACAGCTATCCGTCGGAAGTTTAACCTAGAG GGTAGCTGTGAGGCACTTGATAGGTCATGTGGGTGCTGTGGGAGCTTTGTGGAAGATGATCTGCAACGTGAGCAATGTGAGACAGCATGTGATTTTGCAACTCATGTTTTCTGCCACCCATTAGCCCTTTGCCAGGAAGGTCGTGAGATCCGTCGTAGGGTGCCCCATCCTGGGTTCAATGGTCTACCGGTCTTGGTTATGATCCCACCTGGGGAGCAATCCATGGGCCGTGGAGCCTGA
- the LOC118048563 gene encoding uncharacterized protein: MELKYSTATTFLLCLLLVTPYISRGGSDAAASEVYEIDYRGPETHSSVMPPPGHSHGRPWIHQDNVKKSHKTQGFRGGNNGEQANKIHG, from the exons ATGGAGCTTAAGTATAGCACAGCCACCACCTTTCTTCTGTGCCTCCTCCTTGTCACGCCATACATTTCAAGAG GGGGATCGGATGCGGCAGCGTCAGAAGTTTATGAAATTGATTATAGAGGACCAGAGACTCACTCATCAGTCATGCCTCCTCCTGGTCACTCTCATGGCAGGCCTTGGATtcatcaagataatgtcaagaAATCTCATAAAACCCAAGGTTTTAGAGGTGGTAACAACGGAGAACAA GCTAATAAAATTCATGGATGA